From Quercus robur chromosome 8, dhQueRobu3.1, whole genome shotgun sequence:
CTTTGGAGTCATCCTCGGCAAATGGTAGCTATGCTGTTCATAATTCCCCATCAACTGTCAGTTTCTCGCCCAATGGTAGCCCGATGTCTCAGCAAGATTCTCATTCATACACTGCCGACCCACACTATTCCCCTGATAATACCTATGGCTCTCCAATAAGTGGGTCCTGCATAACTGATGAAGTACATGATTTCAAGCACAAACTGAAAGAACTGGAAAATGTAATGCTGGGTCCTGATTGCAATGTAATGCTGGGTCCTGATTGCAATTTTCTTGATAGCTATGATAATTCCTTCCAGAATGGTATAAACAATACTTCACTGGAAATGGACAGCTGTAGACAAGTAATGGAAGCAATTTCTAATAGGAACTTAAAGCAGATCCTTATCTTCTGTGCAAAAGCAGTATCAGATAATGATCTGTTAATGGCACATTGGTTGATGGATGAATTACGTCAAATGGTGTCAGTTGCTGGTGAACCAATTCAAAGGTTGGGAGCATACATGTTGGAAGGGCTTGTTGCGCGGTTGGCCTCTTCAGGGAGTACGATTTGCAAGGCATTGAAATGTAAAGAACCAGAAAGCAAGGATCTCCTCTCTTATATGCACATTCTTTATGAGGTTTGCCCTTACTTCAAATTTGGGTATATGTCTGCCAATGGAGCTATTGCAGAAGCCATGAAGGATGAAAAGAGAGTTCACATAATTGATTTCCAAATTGCTCAGGGGAGTCAATGGCTTACTTTAATCCAGGCTTTTGCATCTAGGCCTGGTGGGCCACCCCACATCCGCATAACAGGTATTGATGATTCCATGTCAGCTTATGCTCGTGGAGGAGGTCTAAATATTGTGGGAAAGAGGCTATCTAAGCTTGCGGAGTCTTTTAAGGTGCCATTTGAGTTCCATGCTGTGGCTGTGTCTGGTTGTGAGGTTCAGCTAGAAAATCTTGGAGTTCGACCAGGGGAAGCTCTGGCTGTGAACTTCGCTTTTATGCTCCATCACATGCCAGATGAAAGTGTCAGCACCCAGAATCATCGGGACAGGCTGCTGAGGCTGGTCAAGAGCCTGTCTCCAAAGGTGGTTACCCTTGTTGAGCAAGAATCTAACACGAATACTGCTGCATTCTATCCGCGGTTCCTTGAAACGCTGAGCTACTACACTGCTATGTTTGAGTCGATTGATGTGACCCTTCCAAGGGAGCACAAGGAGCGAATCAATGTTGAGCAGCACTGCTTGGCAAGGGAGGTGGTTAACATATTAGCATGTGAGGGGCCTGAGAGGGTGGAACGCCATGAGCTTCTTGGTAAGTGGAGGTCACGGTTCAAAATGGCGGGATTTACTCCTTACCCTTTAAGCTCCTTGGTGAATGCTACCATTAAAACACTGCTGGAGAACTACTGTAACAAATATAGGCTTCAAGAACGAGACGGAGCTCTGTATCTTGGCTGGATGGACAGAGACTTGGTTGCTTCTTGTGCGTGGAAGTGAACCTACAGAGCACAATTGAGACATTTTTTAGGAATCAGCATCGAAAGCTGCGGTAGAACTAGTgcttttgttgtgtttttacCTTATCGACAGCTCTAAAGAAGGTGCTGTCAACGTGTGTACTCTTTTATAAATCCAAAATGGCCATTTTCATTTAGACCAATTTAATGCCCTGAATGTTATTGTTTGCTGGCTCAGAGAGAATGGCATTCTGGTGCAATTGCAGAATTTAATCATCGATGTGCTTTGACATAAATTTATGtctttttcaagaaaataaaatattgattttggAAGAAGCCACATGATTAAGATTTAAGGTACTTGAGCATGAGCAAGAGGCGGGCTTCAATAAGTCAGCCCCTCAACGTGCTTGAAACGGCTTTACTTGTGCTGATTAAATTGAGCCATGACTGAATGTTTCCCTCAAACTAGCATGGGGAAATACGCGTTAGTCAAAGTCACCGCATCATAAGCAAACCAATCCTGAGCATGTTTTTGGTAGACCGTACGTAGTTGTGGAAACAATCAAATCACTGGCCGCACTTAGTTATGGAATAATTCACAGGCATTGCTTATGGCTTGTGCTTATAATCCTTCAAAGGCATTATGTATAGTTTTTGTCAGATCAGTGATATATTGGAACTATCTTCCCTGTCAAGATACATAGCAACACACAATAAAAGCAGgagaagaaaaaacagaaaaataaaaaatatgcatcAATGTTATTAAcaagaaaatactaaaacatctatcatatatattataaattcaGAAAAATTCTGTGTTGTACTGTTGTTATTTGACACATATTTTAAAACACCTGTTGGTGCTCTTCTAGCATTCCTATAAGCTACATGTCCATCCCAATCCATGTGAATAAACATCGTCCATACAGGCTTTGACTTGCCGCAACCAGAAACAGCATCATGAATCAGCTTTGGACAGGTTCTGGATTTGGCGTTTGTCGCTCGTTTATATTTGTCTCAATCCCTGGCTTGCCATTCATTTCTGATTTAGTTCTACTACGCTTGTCCTTCAGTTCCTCATCTTCAGTGCAAACAGCATCTACTTCCTCTGATTTAGTGCCTGCCTCACCGTTATGGGCTGTTGTGTGAACATGTGATCCAGCTGTATTATGGGTAACAATCCTTGCAGCAGGCATGTCGTGGTCATGTTGTCCCTCATATGTAGTTATAACCACTTTTGGATCATGAGATGCCCTCTCTACGTGTTTTTTAACCGGGCATCCAGAATTTGAGCATCTGTAGTAACTCCTGCATAAACCGATTGCAAAACTAGAGTCAGTATAAAACTTGATTGCAAAGTATTATCACTAATTTACCTATATTTTCACATTTGATTTATCACTAATCTACCCTTATATTCAAATGAAAGGGAAACTTTCTATGACTAATAGCATTGGAACTAACGGTGCTAATTTTGAAGCCATCCAGGAATGACATAATCTTTGGGAACaaaaaagttaaacaaaaaaagcaCTTTCCAGTAAGTCAAAGAGGATTACAAACCCAAAATACCAAAGAAGCTCTAATAGCAAACAACTATAAAGAAGCCATTAGGTTCACAGCCCTCTCTGAAAGACACGCCAAAGAAGACAACCAATCAAAACCACAAGCAAGATATTAAATTGGAGAGAGCTTGCAGATACTATAGTGGCCTGAATTTGTGGCTGCCCCATTCTAAAAGAGACTAGCATTCTAAAATGTCCATAATCTTATCCTTCTAATCTTTCAACCAAGGCATGATAAATTACTCCTTaagaaatgaaaattacaaTAGAGGAAATTAATGGGGTGTTATATCAATCCAACAAAAAAGGATCACCAACTATATCTCTGCTCCTGCCTAGATATTTGCACGATATACATTAGTTGTGACGATATCAAGTAGCTGTAACAATCACAGTGACAAGAGTTTTAAATTTCCGATAATCCAAAACCCATGAGCAGAAAGGCAAACCACACTGACAAGATCTTCAATTTCCAGTAATCCAAAATCTACGAGCAGGAATTATATAAAGAGTCTGAAACTGTATATAAACATTGAAATTGTTAAATACCTCGGGTTTGGATTGCCTTTCACCATTTTCTGCCCATATTTGCGCCAGCGGTAGCCATCATTTACAATATCAACCTCACTCAAAGTCTGAACAACAGAACGTGGTTCACCACTAGGCTTCTCCGCTGAAACGGCAACATTACACTCTTCCTTTTTCCTGtttaataatttcaatttttggcAGTTCAAAAGAGTTAGTTCAAATATCTACTAGTAGACAAGAAATTTGAAGTACCTAGTTCATTAACATACCGTCTTTTTGAGTCTAGATCATCATCAACAACCTCATTCCTTATCCTACTTGTTTGTGAAAGTGCCCCTTTCATGTCATCACTTACTGCAACTATTGAACACCGAGATGGAGAGGCATCTACTGGCTTCATTTGATGAGGTGTTTGGCCATACTCAACCAATGATTTGTCTTCAAAATACGAGGTCACAAAATAAATCAAGCACTTTTTCATTAATGGAACAAAACTAGATATTGAAGATATGTCTTTCTCACCTGTCGCACCAATTGAAGAAGGCTCATTTGGTTTTTCATCTACAACGGACAAGGCTAAACCAACAGATCCAGGGACAATAAGTTCAGGTTTGGGATGAACATGCTGACCAAAGTAGGTAGCATCAATAATCTGCCCCCCATGTGTCCGTTCCAGTTGCTTTTTCACCAGACACCTTGAATGTGTACATTTGTAATAACTCCGTATAAATTCATTTCCTTTAACAAGTTTCTGTCCATATTTCCGCCAATTATATCCATCTTCTGTCACCACTTTCTCACGAATTACAGATGGTGTGCTTCCTTCCTGACCCGATTGTGATGTAAGGTTACTAGGATCACGGGCCTGTGATCCTTTCTCAGAAATTATAGAGGAAGGACTTTGCTCTTGATCTGATTGACTTGTCTGAACTGCAGCATGAGGTGCCTGTGAAGCTTTCTCAGGTATTGACGAGGGAGTGCCTGCTTCTTGATCTGATTGTTTTGCTTGAAGTCCATCATCAGGTATCTGATCCAATGCAATTCCACCATCAGAGCTCTGTCTATGCTGCATTTTATCTGAAGCACCTTCATCTGGTGCACATTCCCCCGAAGAAATCATGTGAATCTGATAATTGGTAGTGGAAACAGAAGAGTTCAATTTAACTCAGGATGTCCTTACTGTGATTGAAATCCCACATGCTACCAGTTGTTCAGACCTGAAAAGATTccataaaaaagaaacttacataaACAAGAACATATTAATAACTTGCAATGAGGCCCAATTGGAAATTATACTAACCACACAAATAATGGAAGATGGCTTGTACTCATAACTCATGTCATCCTTTTAGAATTTCATTCTTAAGACAGTAAAATCTTCCAATTATACCATTCCGATTCATATGATTTATCTTTGTAAAGGACTAAGTAATTTGAGAATAAACCACACAAGATTTTAAATACCATACGAGTAACTATGATCAATAATAAGTTTCATATAGTAGGAATGCAATAACATTGAACAAATCATATTCTTC
This genomic window contains:
- the LOC126695207 gene encoding WRKY transcription factor 1-like, producing the protein MISSGECAPDEGASDKMQHRQSSDGGIALDQIPDDGLQAKQSDQEAGTPSSIPEKASQAPHAAVQTSQSDQEQSPSSIISEKGSQARDPSNLTSQSGQEGSTPSVIREKVVTEDGYNWRKYGQKLVKGNEFIRSYYKCTHSRCLVKKQLERTHGGQIIDATYFGQHVHPKPELIVPGSVGLALSVVDEKPNEPSSIGATDKSLVEYGQTPHQMKPVDASPSRCSIVAVSDDMKGALSQTSRIRNEVVDDDLDSKRRKKEECNVAVSAEKPSGEPRSVVQTLSEVDIVNDGYRWRKYGQKMVKGNPNPRSYYRCSNSGCPVKKHVERASHDPKVVITTYEGQHDHDMPAARIVTHNTAGSHVHTTAHNGEAGTKSEEVDAVCTEDEELKDKRSRTKSEMNGKPGIETNINERQTPNPEPVQS
- the LOC126695206 gene encoding scarecrow-like transcription factor PAT1; its protein translation is MQASQRLRISGMSNGLYYQPIREVEANCLPQFQTFDCQPYYNDSSQASNNYLAQNFYERYCTLESSSANGSYAVHNSPSTVSFSPNGSPMSQQDSHSYTADPHYSPDNTYGSPISGSCITDEVHDFKHKLKELENVMLGPDCNVMLGPDCNFLDSYDNSFQNGINNTSLEMDSCRQVMEAISNRNLKQILIFCAKAVSDNDLLMAHWLMDELRQMVSVAGEPIQRLGAYMLEGLVARLASSGSTICKALKCKEPESKDLLSYMHILYEVCPYFKFGYMSANGAIAEAMKDEKRVHIIDFQIAQGSQWLTLIQAFASRPGGPPHIRITGIDDSMSAYARGGGLNIVGKRLSKLAESFKVPFEFHAVAVSGCEVQLENLGVRPGEALAVNFAFMLHHMPDESVSTQNHRDRLLRLVKSLSPKVVTLVEQESNTNTAAFYPRFLETLSYYTAMFESIDVTLPREHKERINVEQHCLAREVVNILACEGPERVERHELLGKWRSRFKMAGFTPYPLSSLVNATIKTLLENYCNKYRLQERDGALYLGWMDRDLVASCAWK